The following are encoded together in the Bradymonas sediminis genome:
- a CDS encoding diadenosine tetraphosphatase, with translation MSTYAIGDIHGCLDSLQRLLEHVNFDPAADRLWLTGDLVNRGPNALATLRWVYKNAGFIDVVLGNHDLNMLAVAAVERVYGSGAARVAKGVANIRMRPSDTFGEILAAPDRDELLGWLQKQPLVLTRDRDVMVHAALLPQWSVEDALRLSGEVQRALKAHLPALPDDAERLGLNQGDWDKKNERFFDSLYGNKPGRWSGDLEGATRLRVIINAMTRLRVCEADGTMAFDYSATLADMPEQRRPWFSLPDPAWAGHTVIFGHWSAIGVYQQADPRAPSRMQVIGLDSGCVWGNTLSALRLEDRAIFRVTSELAERSA, from the coding sequence ATGTCGACCTACGCGATCGGTGATATTCACGGCTGCCTGGACAGCCTTCAAAGACTGCTGGAGCACGTCAACTTCGACCCCGCCGCCGACCGCCTCTGGCTCACCGGCGACCTTGTAAATCGCGGCCCCAATGCCCTGGCGACGCTGCGCTGGGTCTATAAGAACGCCGGGTTTATCGACGTCGTCCTGGGCAATCACGACCTCAATATGTTGGCGGTGGCCGCGGTCGAGCGCGTCTATGGCAGCGGCGCGGCCAGGGTGGCCAAAGGGGTCGCGAATATTCGCATGCGCCCGAGCGATACCTTCGGCGAGATTCTGGCCGCCCCTGACCGCGACGAGCTGCTCGGCTGGCTGCAGAAGCAGCCGCTGGTGCTCACCCGCGACCGGGACGTGATGGTGCACGCCGCGCTGCTGCCGCAGTGGTCGGTGGAGGACGCGCTTCGGCTGTCTGGCGAAGTCCAGCGCGCGCTCAAAGCGCATCTTCCGGCGCTGCCGGATGACGCCGAGCGCCTCGGCCTGAATCAGGGCGATTGGGACAAAAAGAACGAGCGGTTCTTCGACTCACTCTACGGCAACAAACCCGGCCGTTGGAGCGGAGACCTCGAAGGCGCCACTCGCCTGCGCGTTATCATCAACGCCATGACGCGCCTGCGCGTGTGCGAGGCCGACGGGACGATGGCCTTTGATTATAGCGCGACGCTGGCCGATATGCCCGAGCAGCGACGCCCCTGGTTCAGCCTGCCCGACCCGGCCTGGGCCGGGCATACCGTGATCTTTGGGCATTGGTCGGCCATCGGTGTCTATCAGCAGGCCGATCCTCGTGCCCCATCCCGGATGCAGGTGATCGGCCTGGATAGCGGTTGCGTCTGGGGCAACACGCTCAGCGCGCTGCGCCTGGAAGACCGGGCGATTTTTCGGGTGACCTCGGAGTTGGCCGAACGCAGCGCGTGA
- a CDS encoding cystathionine beta-synthase, translating into MIKAAENILEVIGNTPLVKSHRIAADVKANIYYKLEYLNPGGSVKDRPAMQIVLDAEASGDLRPGGTIVEATSGNTGIGLALAGAIKGYQCIFVMPDKMAAEKIEALRAFGARVVVCPTAVEPEDPRSYYSVARRLAEESPGGYLANQYHNPSNPRGHYLSTGPELWEQTEGKIDALIVAAGTGGTITGMGRYLKEQNPDVQIIAVDPVGSLYYDYFKTGKMTEANTYLVEGFGEDFLPSTMDFSVVDEVIRVDDAECFTMTRRLVREEGIFTGGSAGGAVAAAVKYAERMDREMNIVVMIPDSASRYLSKIFNDDWMRENGFLQEENNADTVADLLAQKSKSAHSSRAKGDIFTASLGDKISQVVELMKSHDISQLPVLDAGRVVGIITESNVLDHLLGEGSGDKAIDDLVEARFAIVEPSNRVKIIGQFFKQNKVVIVVDDADKLVGIITKIDFIDYVSRKM; encoded by the coding sequence ATGATTAAAGCCGCAGAGAATATCCTTGAAGTGATCGGCAACACCCCGTTGGTCAAGAGCCACCGCATCGCCGCCGATGTGAAGGCCAATATTTATTATAAACTCGAATATCTCAACCCGGGCGGCAGCGTCAAAGATCGCCCGGCCATGCAGATCGTGTTGGACGCCGAGGCCTCCGGAGACCTGCGCCCCGGCGGCACCATCGTCGAGGCCACCAGCGGCAACACCGGCATCGGCCTGGCCCTGGCCGGCGCGATCAAGGGGTATCAGTGCATCTTCGTGATGCCCGACAAGATGGCCGCCGAGAAGATCGAGGCGCTGCGCGCCTTCGGCGCCCGCGTGGTCGTCTGCCCCACCGCGGTCGAGCCCGAAGATCCGCGCAGCTATTACTCGGTCGCCCGTCGCCTCGCCGAGGAGAGCCCCGGCGGATACCTGGCCAACCAATACCACAACCCCTCCAACCCCCGCGGCCATTATCTGAGCACCGGCCCGGAGCTGTGGGAGCAGACCGAGGGCAAGATCGACGCCCTCATCGTCGCCGCCGGCACCGGCGGAACCATCACCGGCATGGGGCGCTACCTCAAAGAGCAAAACCCCGACGTCCAGATCATCGCGGTCGACCCGGTCGGCTCGCTCTATTACGATTATTTCAAAACCGGCAAGATGACCGAAGCCAACACCTACCTGGTCGAGGGCTTCGGCGAAGACTTCTTGCCCAGCACCATGGACTTTAGCGTGGTCGACGAGGTCATCCGCGTTGACGACGCGGAGTGCTTCACCATGACCCGGCGCCTGGTGCGCGAAGAAGGCATCTTCACCGGCGGCTCCGCCGGCGGCGCGGTCGCCGCGGCGGTCAAATACGCCGAGCGTATGGACCGTGAGATGAATATCGTCGTCATGATCCCGGACTCGGCCTCTCGCTATCTCTCCAAAATCTTCAACGACGATTGGATGCGCGAGAACGGCTTCTTGCAGGAAGAGAACAACGCCGACACGGTCGCAGACCTGCTGGCCCAGAAGTCCAAATCGGCCCACTCAAGCCGCGCCAAGGGCGACATCTTCACCGCCTCGCTGGGCGACAAGATCAGCCAGGTCGTGGAGCTGATGAAGTCCCACGATATCAGCCAACTTCCGGTGCTCGACGCCGGGCGCGTGGTCGGCATCATCACCGAGAGCAACGTGCTCGACCACCTGCTGGGCGAGGGCTCGGGCGATAAGGCCATCGACGACCTGGTCGAAGCCCGCTTCGCCATCGTGGAGCCGTCGAACCGCGTCAAGATCATCGGCCAATTCTTCAAGCAGAATAAAGTCGTGATCGTGGTCGACGACGCCGACAAGCTGGTCGGCATCATCACCAAGATCGACTTTATCGACTATGTCTCTCGCAAAATGTGA